The Coccidioides posadasii str. Silveira chromosome 3, complete sequence genome contains a region encoding:
- a CDS encoding uncharacterized protein (EggNog:ENOG410PIU7~COG:S~BUSCO:7324at33183), which yields MASTPAAPRTPGRSPPPDTLPAAGENGNSNNAQANATRRTSLGFLRRAKSSEKVGDRKPSGKMSKKVLKEQAKEEQLRRQREAAISKFAPQLPDIAPPPQLNTFGGENVRSNLSGRAGSYEPLSAQSHPPVPPIPFVDVYGKAESMAHRGRYSYASSAVSTINSPRRVRRRKDPTPYNILVIGARNSGKTSFVNFLRKALALPPNKRPTRNPEEMDDLPQAPPNGYFTCHYLETEIDSERVGLTLWDSQGLERSIVDLQLREITGFLESKFEDSFTEEMKVIRSPGVRDTHIHCAFLILDPARLDENIAAAQKAAGGDSSGSAIRVVGGLDEDLDLQVLRTMQGKTTVVPVISKADTVTTAHMAFLKKTVWDSLKKANIDPLEVLTLEEHDDDYSSSLDRFDEKEEDELREAKDDANRRTPDSETVPDDPNNPVPPPAAPSAAEKSLEKQRKRSSSSSMLSGGSNAEPFIPLSILSPDPHSLESKDGPIGRKFPWGFADPYDPEHCDFLKLKDTVFGEWRGELREASREVWYERWRTIRLKRNGSYGNGQA from the exons ATGGCGTCAACCCCTGCTGCACCCCGCACCCCTGGTCGGTCTCCGCCCCCTGACACCCTCCCAGCTGCCGGCGAAAATGGAAACTCGAACAATGCTCAAGCAAATGCAACTCGCCGTACTTCGCTGGGATTTCTGCGCCGTGCAAAGTCTTCGGAGAAGGTGGGTGATCGAAAGCCATCCGGAAAGATGAGTAAGAAGGTATTGAAGGAACAGGCCAAGGAGGAGCAGCTGCGTCGCCAACGCGAGGCCGCCATATCGAAATTTGCACCCCAATTGCCGGACATCGCACCTCCTCCCCAGCTCAACACATTTGGTGGTGAGAACGTTCGCTCCAACTTGTCAGGTCGCGCAGGGTCATATGAGCCTCTCTCGGCCCAGAGCCACCCGCCTGTCCCACCGATTCCATTCGTCGACGTATACGGAAAAGCCGAAAGCATGGCGCACCGTGGTCGTTATAGCTATGCCAGCAGTGCCGTTAGCACCATTAATAGCCCGAGAAGAGTAAGGAGACGAAAGGATCCGACACCATACAA CATCCTCGTGATCGGGGCTAGAAACTCAGGCAAGACATCTTTCGTCAACTTTTTAAGAAAAGCTCTAGCTCTACCACCGAATAAACGCCCAACCCGCAACCCTGAAGAGATGGATGATCTACCCCAGGCACCACCAAACGGTTATTTCACTTGCCATTATCTTGAAACAGAAATCGATAGTGAACGGGTCGGCCTGACATTGTGGGACTCCCAGGGTCTCGAAAGAAGCATTGTGGACCTTCAGTTAAGAGAAATCACTGGTTTCTTGGAGAGCAAGTTTGAGGACAGTTTTACCGAAGAGATGAAAGTCATACGATCACCAGGAGTCCGTGATACACATATTCACTGTGCCTTCCTCATCCTGGACCCAGCACGGCTTGATGAAAACATTGCTGCTGCCCAAAAAGCTGCCGGAGGAGATTCTAGTGGGTCTGCAATTCGGGTGGTTGGTGGtctggatgaagaccttgacCTGCAGGTTCTTCGTACCATGCAAGGCAAAACCACCGTGGTACCTGTCATCAGCAAGGCCGATACTGTTACAACTGCCCACATGGCATTCTTGAAGAAGACTGTGTGGGATAGCTTGAAGAAGGCCAACATCGACCCGTTGGAAGTACTCACTCTCGAAGAACACGACGACGACTACTCCAGCTCTCTCGATCGCTTCGATGAaaaggaggaagatgaatTGCGCGAGGCAAAAGATGATGCGAACCGCCGCACACCCGATTCAGAAACTGTCCCGGATGATCCTAATAATCCAGTCCCACCACCCGCCGCACCATCCGCGGCAGAAAAGTCTTTGGAGAAGCAGCGGAAGCGCAGCTCATCCTCGAGCATGTTAAGTGGAGGCTCGAACGCCGAGCCTTTTATTCCACTTTCGATTCTCTCCCCTGACCCGCACAGTTTAGAGTCTAAAGACGGACCGATCGGACGCAAGTTTCCTTGGGGATTCGCTGATCCATATGACCCAGAGCACTGTGATTTTCTAAAGCTAAAGGATACAGTCTTTGGAGAGTGGCGTGGTGAACTCCGTGAAGCCAGCCGTGAGGTTTGGTATGAGAGATGGAGAACTATCCGCCTGAAGCGAAATGGTAGTTATGGGAACGGTCAGGCTTGA
- a CDS encoding uncharacterized protein (EggNog:ENOG410PIDW~COG:S), whose amino-acid sequence MASPLVCPSMRLTLMPFCRDHDHTIPGVELPIGLLVDKCDEGFLWDPTLSTYIFKYDRTAKQFSTYDGHTPVNWLNFDGQWGDEQLPDDAEGQKTLFGQRKYSSGPNGPKFKELDRKNICPSKVGSCFIRKSLNLKEEEERELRRVRDESEAP is encoded by the coding sequence ATGGCGTCGCCACTCGTCTGTCCATCCATGAGGCTGACCTTGATGCCCTTCTGCAGAGACCATGATCACACCATCCCAGGAGTGGAGCTCCCAATTGGGCTTCTGGTCGACAAGTGCGACGAAGGTTTTCTTTGGGACCCGACATTGAGCACATATATATTCAAGTATGACCGAACCGCGAAGCAATTCAGCACATACGACGGGCACACCCCGGTCAACTGGCTCAACTTCGACGGACAATGGGGCGATGAGCAGCTGCCTGACGACGCAGAGGGACAGAAGACACTATTTGGGCAGCGAAAATACTCGTCTGGGCCCAACGGACCCAAGTTCAAGGAGCTCGATCGCAAAAATATTTGCCCGTCCAAGGTCGGGTCGTGCTTTATTCGAAAGAGCCTGAATTtgaaagaagaggaggagcgTGAATTAAGACGCGTGCGCGACGAGTCGGAGGCACCGTAG
- a CDS encoding uncharacterized protein (EggNog:ENOG410PIDW~COG:S), which produces MVWKENLHVHISAPYQGNRFEGFRGTFHHITNNGFDRLAPLVWTHSEDPYQPSDIATHVENTIPQIKYEPVQGVPSPLTLDNLDELNALGGTDIFLTSKEGIRALPPWLQGVRPNKNGKTEGAVSSAIIVTERGDGVVDTFYFYFNASVYQRTSDHPSLRRQQVQ; this is translated from the coding sequence ATGGTATGGAAGGAAAACCTCCACGTTCATATTTCCGCTCCATACCAAGGCAATCGGTTTGAGGGATTCAGAGGAACATTCCATCATATCACTAATAACGGTTTCGATCGTCTAGCGCCTTTGGTTTGGACACACAGCGAAGATCCTTACCAGCCGTCAGACATCGCCACGCACGTCGAAAATACAATACCGCAAATCAAGTATGAACCTGTCCAGGGGGTACCTTCACCGTTGACACTCGACAATTTGGATGAGTTGAATGCACTTGGGGGTACGGATATTTTCTTAACGTCAAAAGAGGGTATCCGTGCGCTCCCGCCCTGGCTCCAAGGCGTGCGGCCCAATAAGAACGGCAAAACCGAAGGAGCTGTAAGTTCTGCGATTATTGTCACAGAACGTGGAGATGGAGTCGTCGATACGTTTTACTTCTATTTCAACGCGTCAGTATACCAAAGAACGTCGGACCATCCTTCGCTAAGAAGACAACAGGTACAATGA
- a CDS encoding uncharacterized protein (EggNog:ENOG410PND2~COG:Q), with amino-acid sequence MPDQFSYQYPSPLEGYDMLPALPNDRNEDGKSFRNPPTGVLSGAYDRFPDPLTDGRRGGFDVHIYHYQNNPEQAEFARALWERIRREFPELRIYEFFDRPVGPHPIAMFEVNLFTPQQFGAFIPWLVINRGPLSVLIHPNTTDEEEERNHTQRATWMGERIPLDLRVFKLMRHNK; translated from the exons ATGCCGGACCAGTTTTCGTACCAATACCCCTCACCACTGGAGGGGTACGACATGCTCCCTGCACTGCCCAA CGACAGGAATGAGGACGGAAAGTCGTTCAGGAACCCTCCCACCGGCGTTCTCAGTGGCGCCTACGATCGATTCCCAGATCCGCTAACCGACGGCCGGCGAGGCGGCTTCGATGTTCACATATACCACTATCAG AACAATCCCGAGCAAGCCGAATTTGCTCGAGCCCTCTGGGAGCGTATCAGACGCGAAT TTCCCGAGCTTCGTATCTATGAGTTCTTCGACCGACCAGTTGGCCCGCATCCAATTGCGATGTTTGAAGTGAACCTTTTCACTCCTCAGCAATTTGGCGCTTTCATTCCTTGGCTGGTGATCAACCGTGGACCGCTCAGCGTCCTGATCCATCCAAACACCACagacgaggaagaagagagaaaccACACGCAGCGTGCGACATGGATGGGCGAGAGAATTCCCCTCGATCTGCGAGTCTTCAAGCTGATGAGACACAACAAGTGA
- a CDS encoding uncharacterized protein (EggNog:ENOG410PTFP~BUSCO:10498at33183) encodes MMRGPAQNGLGSTLTFGLEVEFFAAMKATTFNRFPNATIASLLGDRLRLVRLHGPDGTGVGIRVEDDDDDDSSNSDAIDYSFWNLTTDKTAAPNYPEWFECYETQPIEIISPPYRIYSPLWEHDIQRIFNSRSGQYNPIPWRELRMYFEQNSTTGLHVHIGNGTDPDSAFSFHTVRNLAMILLVYEPELDKLLDTSPSWNRMLNEPVYMQCITSVNSPHFQPPNLPPKSPRALMALHLLNTCPDIKSIINVMNPRLPAPSNPRDARYYKYNFTPLLDSLDAPARNMINHDDNNNDNIFPKRKLPTIEFRQQPGTLDPDTMVHWIRFLGAMVDFSGRIGIQTLIEFLGLEEWRLDGANPATAGSDSEDPPSPTYTQHVPTYSTASPPSLSAFSLLSGLQPVGSLSRLLTAMETAHIPLDPDTTRFWRRKVAADSPHIPA; translated from the exons ATGATGCGAGGACCTGCTCAAAATGGCCTTGGTTCGACGCTTACGTTTGGCTTGGAGGTGGAGTTCTTCGCTGCAATGAAGGCAACGACCTTCAACCGTTTTCCAAATGCTACCATTGCAAGCCTTCTGGGGGACCGCCTTCGTCTCGTCCGCCTCCATGGGCCTGACGGTACCGGTGTTGGGATACGAGtggaagatgatgacgacgacgactCATCCAACAGCGATGCTATCGATTACTCCTTTTGGAACTTGACCACGGACAAGACAGCTGCTCCGAATTATCCAGAGTGGTTCGAATGCT acGAAACCCAGCCGATCGAGATCATATCACCTCCCTATCGCATATACTCGCCCCTGTGGGAACATGACATCCAGCGAATTTTCAATTCTCGATCTGGTCAATACAATCCAATCCCTTGGAGAGAGCTCCGCATGTACTTCGAGCAAAACAGCACCACCGGTCTTCATGTGCACATCGGCAACGGTACGGACCCGGATTCGGCTTTCTCCTTCCATACGGTTCGCAACCTCGCAATGATACTGCTCGTATATGAACCGGAACTAGACAAGTTGCTCGACACGTCGCCCTCGTGGAATCGAATGCTGAATGAGCCGGTATAT ATGCAATGCATCACGTCAGTCAACAGCCCGCATTTTCAACCTCCAAACCTCCCGCCAAAGTCACCCAGGGCACTCATGGCTCTTCATCTTCTCAACACTTGCCCCGATATCAAATCGATCATTAACGTGATGAACCCTCGGCTTCCAGCTCCCTCCAATCCAAGAGATGCTCGTTATTACAAGTATAATTTTACTCCACTTCTGGATTCCCTGGATGCACCTGCTCGCAACATGATTAACCATGATGACAACAATAATGATAATATATTCCCTAAACGAAAACTTCCCACGATCGAATTCCGTCAGCAGCCAGGCACTCTAGATCCGGACACGATGGTTCACTGGATCAGATTCTTAGGAGCTATGGTTGATTTTTCGGGGAGGATAGGCATTCAGACTCTGATAGAGTTCTTAGGTCTTGAAGAATGGCGCTTGGACGGCGCCAATCCCGCCACGGCTGGATCGGACAGCGAAGATCCTCCCAGTCCCACTTATACACAGCATGTACCGACGTATTCGACAGCTTCTCCGCCTTCTCTTTCCGCATTCTCCCTACTCTCCGGCTTGCAGCCCGTGGGGTCGCTCTCTCGGCTCTTAACTGCTATGGAAACGGCTCATATCCCTCTTGACCCTGACACGACGCGATTTTGGCGTCGAAAGGTAGCGGCTGACTCTCCGCATATACCGGCGTGA
- a CDS encoding uncharacterized protein (EggNog:ENOG410PPHP~BUSCO:13853at33183): MPKPAQGTDTSHLHNDDAYIAELLAKDARECSLRYSALGVYGGAPKRPTSGAPKPNTRFLKHILRETDTHNANLKRKEEEEAREGIRQLRRREVLSKEESRRDNRERGRESKRRRVESPQDKEEDRKRRRAHHSRDYKNASDERSSRPEKDKSSRSRHHDGGSDTEDRNRSHRHRKHREDDKYERHSKHRKRGRSHERSPDRHKVGDKEHRRRRSSERQRRHSVEDTRGAHKKQRNYTKSSDSRLNNDVDQDDTRSVQSTDSDPLSNLIGPLPPSGTDARTPPVLPRGRGAYRVNSSTIDSHFTEGYDPALDVHLDDDDDESTTKKSTRRPVPGMATEDDDWDMALEALRDRTAWKRNGAKRLREAGFENAIVEKWENNTAFAGLDDGSVLDVKWAKKGESREWDRGKVVDESGHVHVKPVW; this comes from the exons ATGCCAAAGCCTGCCCAAGGCACCGACACCTCCCACCTACATAACGACGATGCGTACATCGCCGAACTTCTAGCGAAAGATGCGCGAGAATGTTCGCTACGATACTCTGCTCTCGGGGTTTACGGCGGTGCTCCTAAGAG ACCTACGAGCGGCGCCCCCAAACCGAACACACGTTTCTTAAAACATATTCTACGCGAGACTGATACACATAATGCCAATCTCAAGCggaaggaagaggaagaagccAGAGAAGGAATTAGGCAGCTTCGGAGACGGGAAGTGCTCTCCAAAGAAGAATCTAGAAGAGATAATCGTGAACGCGGAAGGGAGTCAAAACGGCGGCGAGTTGAGTCACCCCAAGACAAGGAAGAGGACCGAAAAAGAAGACGCGCCCATCACTCTAGGGACTATAAAAATGCAAGCGATGAGAGATCATCGAGACCCGAGAAGGATAAGTCAAGCAGGAGCAGGCATCATGACGGGGGGTCTGACACGGAAGACCGAAACCGTTCCCACAGACACCGAAAACACCGAGAAGACGATAAATATGAACGCCATAGCAAGCATCGCAAACGCGGGAGATCACATGAACGCTCTCCAGACAGGCACAAAGTTGGAGACAAAGAACACCGACGCAGGAGATCCTCCGAGCGCCAACGTCGTCACAGCGTCGAAGACACTCGCGGGGCACATAAAAAGCAACGCAATTACACGAAATCCTCCGATTCCCGCCTTAATAATGATGTGGACCAAGACGATACCCGGAGCGTCCAATCCACTGACTCGGACCCATTAAGCAACCTAATCGGGCCCCTACCTCCATCAGGGACGGATGCTCGGACTCCTCCAGTTCTCCCGCGTGGACGTGGAGCTTACAGAGTCAACTCAAGCACTATAGACTCACACTTCACCGAAGGATACGATCCAGCCCTAGACGTCCACTtggacgacgacgacgacgagtCGACAACAAAGAAAAGCACCCGTCGACCAGTCCCTGGCATGGCCACGGAGGACGACGATTGGGACATGGCGCTCGAGGCTCTCCGAGACCGAACAGCATGGAAGCGTAATGGTGCAAAACGGTTACGCGAAGCAGGGTTCGAAAATGCAATCGTAGAGAAGTGGGAAAATAACACGGCGTTTGCCGGTCTGGACGATGGCTCCGTGCTAGATGTTAAATGGGCGAAGAAAGGCGAAAGTCGGGAATGGGACCGCGGGAAAGTTGTGGATGAAAGCGGGCATGTTCATGTCAAGCCAGTTTGGTAA
- a CDS encoding uncharacterized protein (EggNog:ENOG410PPGU~BUSCO:12560at33183): protein MAPPKSLSDIRAELEELDAAYPELSIIRISEPIASNADVVDENKLNQLSPSKQRISDVSTNGFENPTPTALEADLAHYKELFSKLRFSYLEQVTKEKFLRAIVGDPPLVVGHNDNVELEAQLALVKADLKERKKEVADLIEQMEKSGRDLASRYKKVQLQTTQLAELPSSISELENTIAELRASSANASQSPESGDVPASQTLSLQDTLALLAEREAELASLNHQLSSVGPVLPRKAREAEAAEREIAGLERRRNEVVAQARETRRRKNEGESDGLEEMGRWYKGVEQGLKSLVGT, encoded by the exons ATGGCCCCGCCCAAATCCCTCTCAGACATTCGCGCCGAACTCGAGGAGCTCGATGCCGCGTACCCAGAGCTCTCAATAATCAGAATTAGTGAGCCCATCGCTTCAAATGCAGATGTCGTTGATGAGAATAAATTAAATCAATTATCTCCTTCAAAGCAGCGGATTTCAGATGTATCTACAAACGGATTCGAGAACCCGACGCCGACAGCCCTGGAGGCTGACTTGGCGCATTATAAG GAACTTTTCTCTAAACTGCGCTTCTCGTACCTCGAACAAGTTACAAAGGAAAAGTTCCTGCGAGCCATCGTGGGAGATCCACCCCTCGTCGTGGGACACAATGATAATGTGGAGCTAGAAGCCCAGCTGGCCCTGGTCAAAGCCGATTTGAAGGAGCGCAAAAAGGAAGTTGCAGATTTAATAGAACAGATGGAGAAATCGGGTAGAGATCTGGCGAGCCGATACAAAAAAGTCCAGCTCCAAACCACTCAGCTCGCTGAGCTACCTTCGTCAATCTCTGAGCTTGAGAATACCATAGCTGAGCTGCGTGCTTCATCGGCCAATGCCTCACAGTCGCCTGAATCTGGGGATGTCCCTGCGTCCCAAACTCTCTCGCTCCAGGATACACTTGCTCTCCTCGCGGAGCGTGAAGCTGAGCTTGCAAGCCTAAACCATCAGCTGAGCTCGGTAGGACCCGTCTTGCCTAGGAAAGCTAGGGAGGCTGAAGCGGCAGAACGAGAAATTGCCGGGTTGGAGAGGAGGCGGAACGAAGTTGTTGCTCAAGCGAGAGAAACCCGCAGGAGGAAGAACGAAGGAGAAAGTGACGGGCTGGAAGAAATGGGAAGATGGTACAAAGGCGTAGAGCAAGGCCTTAAGAGTTTGGTAGGAACATAA
- the RPS9 gene encoding 40S ribosomal protein uS4 (EggNog:ENOG410PG10~COG:J~BUSCO:14263at33183), whose translation MAPRSYSKTYKVPRRPYESARLDSELKMVGEYGLRNKREVWRVQLTLSKIRRAARELLTLEEKDPKRLFEGNALIRRLVRVGVLDESRMKLDYVLALKVEDFLERRLQTQVYRLGLAKSIHHARVLIRQRHIRVGKQIVNVPSFIVRLDSQKHIDFALTSPLGGGRPGRVRRKKMKAAEKGDEEAEEEEE comes from the exons ATGGCTCC GCGTTCATACTCCAAGACCTACAAGGTCCCTCGTCGAC CATACGAGTCGGCCCGTCT TGACTCCGAGTTGAAGATGGTCGGCGAATATGGCCTGCGTAACAAGCGTGAGGTGTGGCGTGTCCAGCTCACTCTTTCCAAGATTCGTCGTGCTGCTCG TGAGCTTCTCACTCTCGAGGAGAAGGATCCCAAGCGTCTCTTTGAGGGTAACGCCTTGATTCGCCGTCTTGTTCGTGTCGGTGTGCTCGACGAGTCCCGCATGAAGCTCGATTACGTCTTGGCTCTCAAGGTTGAGGACTTCTTGGAACGCCGTCTCCAGACTCAGGTCTACAGACTTGGTCTCGCTAAGTCCATCCACCACGCTCGTGTGCTCATTAGACAGAGACACATCCG CGTTGGAAAGCAAATTGTCAATGTTCCCTCCTTCATCGTTCGTCTCGATTCCCAGAAGCACATTGACTTTGCTCTTACCTCCCCACTTGGTGGTGGTCGTCCTGGTCGTGTccgaagaaagaagatgaaggcTGCCGAGAAGGGTGATGAGGAAgccgaggaggaagaagagtaG
- the RPL21B gene encoding 60S ribosomal protein eL21 (EggNog:ENOG410PHM8~COG:J~BUSCO:14718at33183) produces MGHSRGLRSGTRYAFSRDFKKHGTIAMSTYLKTYRVGDIVDIKVNGAVQKGMPFKVYHGKTGVVYNVTKSAVGVIIYKRVGNRYMEKRVNVRIEHVNHSRSREEFLNRVKENAIKKRKAKEEGIHVHLKRQPVVPRDARTVSTENNFPETIIPVPYETTI; encoded by the exons ATGGGTCACTCTCGCGGTCTGAGATCCGGCACTCGG TATGCCTTCTCTCGGGACTTTAAGAAGCATGGCACTATTGCCATGTCGACATATCTGAAGACCTACCG GGTCGGTGATATTGTCGATATCAAGGTCAACGGTGCTGTTCAGAAGGG TATGCCTTTCAAGGTCTACCACGGCAAGACCGGAGTTGTTTACAACGTGACCAAATCCGCCGTCGGCGTCATCATCTACAAGCGTGTCGGCAACAGATACATGGAGAAGCGCGTCAACGTCCGCATCGAGCACGTCAACCACTCCCGATCCCGGGAGGAATTCTTGAACCGAGTGAAGGAGAACGCCATCAAGAAGCGAAAGGCCAAGGAGGAGGGTATCCATGTGCACTTGAAGAGACAACCCGTCGTTCCCCGGGATGCACGGACAGTCAGCACGGAGAACAACTTCCCTGAGACCATCATTCCTGTTCCATATGAAACGACTATCTAA
- a CDS encoding uncharacterized protein (EggNog:ENOG410PI6Y~COG:C~BUSCO:9046at33183), giving the protein MSFPAPSPDLSRGASRLKDGSEPRQSVMIQSGETDDVEVAPALEAKSKPAVKPWAHFFAGAVGGMTAATLTSPLDVLKTRLQSDFYQAQLRSLRAAHPLPQSHSILSLSRSAMVHFSETVQILRSIHVHEGWRALFKGLGPNLTGVVPARAINFYVYGNGKRILNDYFGYIPTETPASIHLAAAAVAGIATGTATNPIWLVKTRLQLDKSNASNIPGRGRQYKNSLDCIRQTVRHEGIRGLYRGLTASYLGVTESSLQWVMYEEMKRILARRAARRAADPAHVRGWTDTAEHWVGTITAAGSAKLLAAAATYPHEVVRTRLRQAPTIPAGGGKVQMKYTGLMQCFRVIWKEEGMAGLYGGLTPHLLRVVPSAAIMFGMYEMILRLCGTTS; this is encoded by the exons ATGTCGTTCCCAGCTCCCTCCCCTGACCTCTCGCGAGGAGCGTCGCGGTTAAAAGATGGGTCGGAGCCACGCCAAAGTGTGATGATACAGTCCGGAGAAACCGATGATGTCGAAGTGGCTCCAGCACTGGAAGCCAAGTCAAAGCCTGCTGTGAAACCATGGGCTCATTTCTTCGCAGGAGC CGTCGGCGGGATGACTGCTGCAACCCTTACTTCCCCTCTCGACGTATTAAAAACGCGTCTTCAGTCAGACTTTTATCAAGCCCAACTTCGATCCCTCCGTGCCGCTCATCCATTGCCGCAATCACATTCCATACTGTCCTTATCGCGCAGCGCGATGGTCCACTTTAGCGAAACCGTTCAGATCCTCCGATCAATCCACGTACATGAAGGATGGCGCGCGCTGTTTAAAGGGCTGGGCCCCAATCTTACCGGAGTAGTTCCCGCCCGGGCGATCAATTTCTATGTATACGGCAATGGAAAGAGGATATTGAATGATTATTTCGGCTATATCCCAACTGAAACTCCGGCAAGCATTCATCTAGCTGCTGCTGCGGTTGCTGGTATTGCTACTGGCACTGCCACCAACCCGATTTGGCTTGTGAAAACTCGGCTGCAGCTCGACAAGTCGAATGCTTCGAATATACCTGGCCGTGGGAGACAGTACAAGAATAGTTTGGATTGTATTCGACAAACAGTCCGTCACGAAGGGATTCGGGGTTTATACCGGGGCTTAACGGCGTCGTATTTGGGAGTCACGGAGAGTTCACTCCAATGGGTCATGTACGAGGAGATGAAACGTATACTAGCCAGGCGTGCGGCTCGACGAGCGGCTGACCCGGCACATGTACGCGGATGGACAGACACGGCAGAACATTGGGTTGGCACGATTACAGCGGCTGGTTCCGCCAAATTGCTTGCTGCAGCCGCTACATATCCGCACGAAGTAGTTCGTACTCGACTACGACAAGCCCCCACAATCCCGGCTGGTGGAGGCAAGGTCCAAATGAAATACACTGGATTAATGCAGTGCTTCCGGGTGATCTGGAAGGAAGAAGGGATGGCTGGGTTATACGGTGGCTTAACACCACATCTTCTGCGAGTCGTTCCTAGTGCGGCAATTATGTTTGGAAT GTATGAAATGATTCTCCGGCTATGTGGCACGACCTCATAA
- a CDS encoding uncharacterized protein (EggNog:ENOG410Q5CX~COG:S), with the protein MPSYLQNAALRTNPLRSKLFRSKYQRAKLLHGKRLHDKLRRINLLRPRHIPPTAPDVYPLPLRNPYALGTSFPTMQEAREAILHYTIAQNLSYTVSRADSTRYIIKCRCATCPFRLRITMKKSKDDQQAVVTVSRPHNCPPEVHKGWRWASSVRYLVAKHKESFKEKGGRMLVSELRELELKAGNDVSEKQAWRAKRAIASEVQS; encoded by the coding sequence ATGCCATCCTACCTCCAAAATGCCGCCCTCAGAACAAATCCTCTTCGCTCCAAACTCTTCCGCTCCAAATACCAACGCGCGAAGCTCCTCCATGGCAAACGCCTTCATGACAAGCTCCGCCGCATCAACCTCCTCCGTCCACGACATATCCCTCCCACCGCTCCAGACGTCTATCCGCTTCCGCTACGCAATCCATACGCCCTTGGCACCTCCTTCCCTACTATGCAAGAAGCACGCGAGGCCATTCTACACTACACCATCGCTCAGAATCTCTCCTACACTGTCTCACGCGCCGACTCGACACGATATATTATCAAGTGTCGATGTGCAACCTGCCCGTTCAGGCTACGCATCACGAtgaaaaaaagcaaagacgACCAGCAGGCGGTGGTGACGGTGTCACGGCCGCATAATTGCCCGCCGGAAGTGCATAAGGGGTGGAGGTGGGCGTCGTCGGTAAGGTATTTGGTTGCGAAGCATAAGGAATCGTTCAAAGAGAAGGGAGGGAGGATGTTGGTGTCGGAATTGAGGGAGTTGGAGTTAAAGGCTGGGAATGACGTTAGTGAGAAGCAGGCCTGGAGGGCGAAGAGAGCAATTGCGAGTGAGGTGCAGTCATGA